From the Desulfomonilia bacterium genome, one window contains:
- a CDS encoding UXX-star (seleno)protein family 1 has translation MDNKILIFGKSGUPYTDQARLAYGDRAEYVDVRKDPSRMNEFLKYSGGVRRVPVVVENGKATVGYNGS, from the coding sequence ATGGATAATAAAATCTTGATTTTCGGGAAATCGGGCTGACCCTATACCGACCAGGCCAGGCTGGCCTATGGAGATAGGGCTGAGTACGTCGACGTAAGGAAAGACCCATCGAGAATGAACGAGTTCCTCAAATATTCCGGTGGTGTAAGGAGGGTCCCTGTTGTTGTCGAAAACGGCAAGGCCACTGTAGGTTACAACGGGTCCTGA
- a CDS encoding NAD(P)/FAD-dependent oxidoreductase produces the protein MKNKIKIGIVGCGFAGLFTVSGLRKKLKDKVDITIFDRNNYLLYTPMMHEVATGSLNARHIVVPLREILDPRKVNIRCEEVLSVDLKDRSINTATGKQLFDYIVVAPGSVSNFYGIPGVEERCITFKNITDVVRLRNEIITVLEKATLSRNAEEKARLLSISVAGAGCTGCEVVAEIAQFISIILKRGYPEIEPSDVTINLIEASGKVLPSFPEYLSGVALERLRESGIKVRLNSPITGVDDKCIMLKDGTCIPTGILVWAAGIKAPELLMSGNVKKDTSGRIIVDASLQVPGNPGVYSIGDFARTEEGGRPLASTASVAVQQAAYVAGDIKDRIEKRKSKPFKFNYRGDMASLGFMSGVSEVYGIKIKGFPAWMLWKIFKLAMLPRYKNRFQIMADWIITWLFKRDTSRFIEPPCR, from the coding sequence ATGAAGAATAAAATTAAAATCGGCATAGTGGGATGCGGGTTCGCAGGACTGTTTACAGTTTCCGGCCTCAGGAAGAAACTGAAAGATAAAGTTGATATAACCATATTCGACAGGAATAATTACCTTTTATATACACCCATGATGCATGAAGTTGCGACCGGCTCGCTCAACGCAAGACATATAGTCGTTCCACTAAGGGAAATTCTCGATCCGAGAAAGGTCAACATAAGGTGTGAAGAGGTTCTGTCTGTCGATTTGAAGGACAGGTCCATCAACACCGCGACTGGAAAGCAACTCTTTGATTATATCGTTGTAGCACCGGGCAGCGTTTCCAATTTTTACGGGATACCGGGGGTTGAAGAAAGATGCATAACTTTCAAGAACATTACGGATGTTGTGAGGCTGCGCAATGAAATTATAACCGTGCTTGAAAAGGCAACGCTCTCAAGGAATGCTGAAGAAAAAGCCCGGCTTCTTTCTATCAGCGTAGCAGGTGCAGGGTGCACCGGATGTGAAGTGGTTGCAGAGATCGCACAGTTCATTTCCATTATCTTAAAGCGCGGCTATCCTGAGATAGAGCCCTCGGACGTAACGATAAACCTCATCGAGGCATCAGGCAAGGTTCTGCCTTCATTCCCTGAATATCTTTCCGGCGTTGCGCTGGAGAGATTGAGAGAGAGCGGCATTAAAGTACGGCTGAATTCCCCGATTACAGGTGTTGACGATAAATGCATTATGCTCAAAGACGGCACATGTATTCCTACGGGAATACTTGTCTGGGCGGCAGGCATAAAAGCGCCGGAACTTTTAATGTCAGGTAATGTAAAAAAAGATACATCCGGCCGGATAATAGTCGACGCCAGCCTTCAGGTCCCTGGGAACCCCGGTGTTTACTCAATAGGTGATTTCGCCCGTACGGAAGAGGGAGGAAGGCCTCTCGCTTCAACTGCCTCGGTTGCGGTTCAGCAGGCGGCATATGTGGCAGGAGATATAAAGGACAGGATTGAGAAGAGAAAATCGAAACCTTTCAAGTTCAATTATCGAGGCGACATGGCATCGCTTGGCTTCATGTCAGGTGTAAGCGAAGTGTATGGGATCAAGATAAAGGGGTTTCCCGCCTGGATGCTCTGGAAGATTTTCAAGCTAGCGATGCTTCCGAGGTACAAAAACCGTTTCCAGATTATGGCGGACTGGATCATCACATGGCTTTTCAAACGTGATACGTCCCGGTTCATAGAACCGCCGTGCAGATAG
- a CDS encoding helix-hairpin-helix domain-containing protein, producing the protein MKKVVVSLLVVFTILMSFSLHAASGKKPGVGNDVLEGKLNINTATSIEFQMLPGIGQKKADAIVAYRSAHGPFKAVNDLDKIKGIGKARLEKIRPFCMLEGKSTLKVVK; encoded by the coding sequence ATGAAAAAGGTAGTTGTTTCATTGCTGGTTGTTTTCACAATACTTATGTCCTTTTCCCTGCATGCGGCTTCAGGGAAAAAACCCGGGGTGGGCAATGATGTTCTTGAAGGAAAGCTTAACATCAATACGGCAACCTCGATTGAATTTCAGATGCTTCCGGGAATAGGGCAGAAAAAGGCTGATGCGATTGTTGCATATCGGAGTGCGCACGGACCTTTCAAAGCTGTAAATGATCTTGATAAGATCAAGGGTATCGGTAAGGCAAGACTTGAAAAAATAAGGCCTTTCTGTATGCTTGAGGGTAAGTCGACATTAAAAGTGGTCAAGTAG
- a CDS encoding sugar phosphate isomerase/epimerase, translating into MPVIGGRAHNPDAAEKVAALGYPFAEISVKTPEDMRANIDRLLLIKDKYGNGYMGHFPNEDHPVKPDILKEIFLPKIKGILDLCPELSIKKCTLHFWMDTRWIDPDIAKAKIPILKELVEYASSCGVTICIENLSEHFESFIPLFDEIPGLRMTLDIGHAQLLSKTNASFDFIRYCFEKIDHVHVHDNRGGTRLEDDLHLPLGQGLIEYGKIFTELGNKGYDSTITMELKPEELKETEAKIRKYFYF; encoded by the coding sequence ATGCCTGTCATAGGAGGCAGGGCACATAATCCAGATGCAGCCGAAAAGGTTGCCGCACTCGGTTATCCCTTTGCCGAAATCTCTGTCAAAACGCCCGAAGATATGAGGGCAAATATCGACAGACTTCTCTTAATCAAAGACAAATACGGCAACGGCTATATGGGACATTTCCCGAACGAAGACCACCCGGTCAAACCCGATATCCTGAAGGAAATATTTCTTCCCAAGATAAAAGGTATTCTTGACCTGTGTCCAGAATTATCAATCAAAAAATGCACCCTTCATTTCTGGATGGATACAAGATGGATCGATCCTGATATTGCAAAAGCCAAAATACCCATTCTAAAAGAGCTCGTCGAATACGCCTCATCATGCGGCGTGACCATATGCATTGAAAACCTTAGCGAGCATTTTGAAAGCTTCATACCCCTGTTCGATGAAATACCGGGGCTTAGAATGACTCTTGATATAGGCCATGCCCAGCTGCTTTCAAAAACCAATGCATCGTTCGACTTCATCAGATACTGCTTTGAGAAGATAGATCATGTGCACGTACATGACAACAGGGGAGGCACGAGGCTTGAAGACGATTTACACCTCCCACTCGGACAGGGTCTGATCGAATACGGAAAGATTTTCACGGAGCTTGGGAATAAAGGCTATGACTCGACAATAACAATGGAATTGAAGCCCGAAGAACTAAAAGAAACAGAGGCCAAAATAAGGAAGTATTTTTATTTTTAA
- a CDS encoding DnaJ C-terminal domain-containing protein, translating to MEYKDYYKILGVERDASPDEIKKSYRKLARKCHPDTCKDDPNAEQRFKEINEAHEVLSDPEKRARYDALGSNWQQGQDFSPPPGFEEFFNFGGQRGQGRSFRFDFGGSPHTSGGGFSDFFETLFGGFGGMGGRPEQHSFRRQAPVGSDIESEISISLEDAHNGVTKEIALQGPNGIKRLNFKVPKGAHDGMKIRLSGQGNPGPGGSGDLYLILRIQPDSRFKIEGENLIMDVPVMPWDAALGGTLEIETLEGKVKLKIPAGISSGQRLRFKGRGLSHKGDLFAQIKIVLPSQLSAEQKKLFGELKKLSDKNKSE from the coding sequence GTGGAATATAAAGACTATTATAAAATTCTTGGCGTTGAAAGAGATGCATCGCCTGATGAGATCAAGAAGTCCTATAGAAAACTCGCCAGGAAATGCCACCCTGATACCTGCAAAGATGATCCTAATGCCGAACAGAGATTCAAGGAAATCAACGAGGCGCATGAAGTCTTGAGCGATCCTGAAAAAAGGGCAAGATATGATGCCCTTGGCAGCAACTGGCAGCAGGGACAGGATTTTTCACCACCACCGGGTTTTGAGGAATTCTTTAATTTCGGAGGGCAAAGAGGACAGGGTAGATCTTTCAGGTTTGATTTTGGCGGATCTCCACATACGTCCGGAGGAGGCTTCTCGGATTTCTTTGAAACCTTATTCGGCGGTTTTGGCGGCATGGGAGGAAGACCGGAACAGCATTCATTCAGGAGGCAGGCGCCAGTCGGCAGCGATATAGAAAGTGAAATATCAATATCGCTCGAAGACGCTCACAATGGTGTAACAAAAGAAATCGCGCTTCAGGGGCCAAATGGCATTAAAAGGCTTAATTTCAAAGTTCCAAAAGGCGCCCACGACGGCATGAAAATAAGGCTCTCCGGTCAGGGAAACCCCGGCCCGGGAGGTTCCGGAGATCTATATCTGATACTTCGTATCCAGCCGGACAGCAGATTCAAGATCGAGGGAGAAAACCTGATCATGGATGTGCCTGTCATGCCCTGGGATGCGGCTCTTGGTGGGACACTGGAGATAGAAACACTTGAAGGCAAGGTCAAACTGAAAATCCCGGCCGGGATATCATCCGGACAGCGCTTAAGATTTAAAGGACGAGGACTCTCACACAAAGGCGATCTTTTTGCACAGATTAAGATTGTACTACCTTCACAATTGAGTGCCGAGCAGAAGAAACTGTTTGGAGAACTGAAGAAACTATCTGATAAGAACAAAAGTGAATAG
- a CDS encoding ROK family protein, giving the protein MKDVLFGGIEAGGTKFCCAVGDEKGRIIDETIIPTAHPDVTLPRVIEYFRTIHEKTPLSAFGIASFGPVDLNRDSQFYGFTTTPPKPGWQMFDFAGALKKSFNLPVGFDTDVNGAALGEFRWGAARGLNTFIYITVGTGIGGGGMAAGNIMHGLVHPEMGHIFIPHDRSRDPFDGICPYHGDCLEGLASGPSIQKRWGVEKASDLPSGHQGWALEADYLAYAFACYSLMISPQRIIAGGGVMKTSGLIEMIRLRVRRLLNGYVRHSMILDEIDNYIVPPGLGDRSGTCGALALAEQAYLKIR; this is encoded by the coding sequence ATGAAGGATGTTCTGTTCGGCGGGATAGAGGCGGGCGGCACCAAGTTCTGCTGTGCTGTCGGTGATGAAAAAGGCCGTATTATCGATGAGACAATAATACCTACGGCGCATCCTGATGTCACATTGCCCAGGGTGATTGAATATTTCAGGACCATTCATGAAAAGACGCCTCTCTCGGCCTTCGGTATTGCCTCATTCGGCCCGGTTGACCTGAACAGGGATTCTCAATTTTACGGATTTACGACAACACCGCCCAAGCCCGGATGGCAGATGTTTGATTTTGCAGGGGCCTTGAAAAAGTCATTCAACCTTCCAGTCGGATTTGACACGGATGTGAATGGTGCCGCTCTGGGTGAATTCCGATGGGGCGCCGCAAGAGGGCTGAATACATTTATTTATATAACCGTTGGAACCGGGATAGGGGGCGGCGGCATGGCTGCCGGTAATATCATGCACGGCCTGGTCCATCCTGAAATGGGGCATATCTTCATACCTCATGACCGATCAAGGGATCCTTTTGACGGTATATGTCCCTATCACGGGGACTGTCTCGAAGGATTGGCATCAGGACCTTCCATTCAAAAGAGGTGGGGGGTTGAAAAAGCATCGGACCTTCCTTCAGGTCACCAGGGATGGGCGCTCGAGGCGGATTATCTGGCTTATGCGTTTGCGTGCTATTCTTTAATGATATCACCTCAGAGAATTATCGCAGGCGGCGGCGTGATGAAGACTTCTGGCCTGATTGAAATGATTAGGCTCCGCGTCAGAAGACTTCTTAACGGATATGTCCGGCACAGTATGATACTCGATGAAATAGATAATTACATTGTTCCGCCGGGGCTTGGCGACAGGTCAGGAACATGCGGGGCACTGGCGCTTGCAGAACAGGCTTATTTAAAAATCAGATAA
- the glgX gene encoding glycogen debranching protein GlgX, with amino-acid sequence MKEFQALPGRSYPLGATVTPSGVNFCIFTKNSRSVELLLFDNPADTEPLVIELDPDKNKTFYYWHCLVPGIEAGQLYGYRVDGPYNPAMGHRFDRSKVLIDPYSKAIVTDGYDREAAKKLHFDNIGCCMKSVVVDTTGYDWNGDRPLMTPHSKSIIYELHVKGFTKNPNSGIPQGKRGTYAGLIQKIPYLRELGITAVELMPVQQFDDQEAPPGLSNYWGYSPVAFFAPHSSYSFDRSPLGPVNEFRDMVKALHAAGIEVILDVVFNHTAEADEKGPTLSLKGFHNYAYYILQADHSKYENYSGCGNSINANFSIVRTMILECLKYWVTEMHVDGFRFDLASVLCRGENGEPLDNPPLLWSIESEPVLAGTKIIAEAWDAIGLYQLGKFIGSRFAEWNGQFRDDVRRFVKGDEGTVQKLSSRIIASPDIYTRPDREPYRSINLITCHDGFTMNDLVSFNEKHNEANLQGNSDGMTDNFSWNCGAEGSTDDPDIERLRLRQIKNFFTILSTSQGTPMILMGDEVRRTQRGNNNTYCQDNEMTWFDWDMVKSNAGLLRFVTMLNKIIRPCRIFQDEHILSSTYSSTKAYINWHGIKIGKPDFSYNSHSLAFTLTHPLFGEKLHVILNSYWEALDFELPRLKTPMLWHRIVDTFLESPDDFLEPDNAPAEHGRFYKVQPRSSIILMAKMG; translated from the coding sequence ATGAAAGAATTCCAGGCACTGCCCGGCAGGAGCTATCCGCTTGGCGCAACAGTTACTCCTTCGGGCGTTAATTTCTGCATTTTTACAAAAAATTCCCGCTCCGTCGAACTCCTGCTCTTTGATAATCCCGCCGACACCGAGCCGCTTGTCATAGAATTAGATCCGGATAAAAATAAGACGTTCTACTACTGGCACTGTCTCGTTCCCGGTATTGAAGCGGGTCAGCTCTACGGCTACCGTGTTGACGGCCCCTATAATCCTGCCATGGGTCACAGGTTTGACAGGAGCAAGGTGTTGATAGACCCCTATTCAAAGGCCATAGTCACTGACGGATACGACAGGGAGGCTGCCAAGAAACTTCATTTTGACAATATCGGCTGCTGCATGAAGTCGGTTGTAGTCGATACCACCGGTTATGACTGGAACGGCGACAGGCCCCTGATGACACCGCACTCCAAATCGATCATATATGAGCTTCATGTAAAAGGATTTACAAAAAACCCCAATTCGGGAATCCCTCAGGGTAAAAGGGGGACCTATGCGGGTCTCATTCAAAAAATACCGTACCTGAGGGAACTCGGAATTACCGCAGTCGAACTGATGCCCGTACAGCAGTTTGACGACCAGGAGGCTCCACCCGGCCTTTCAAACTACTGGGGTTACAGCCCTGTGGCCTTTTTCGCCCCGCACAGCTCCTACAGCTTTGATAGAAGCCCGCTCGGCCCGGTCAATGAATTCAGGGACATGGTCAAAGCACTGCATGCGGCGGGTATAGAGGTCATACTCGATGTGGTTTTCAACCATACAGCCGAAGCCGACGAAAAAGGCCCGACCCTCTCGCTTAAAGGTTTTCATAATTATGCATACTATATCCTTCAGGCTGACCATTCAAAATATGAGAATTACTCGGGATGCGGAAATTCGATCAATGCAAACTTCTCGATTGTCAGGACAATGATCCTTGAGTGCCTTAAATACTGGGTGACCGAGATGCATGTTGACGGCTTCAGGTTTGACCTGGCATCAGTCCTCTGCCGCGGAGAAAACGGTGAACCGCTCGATAATCCGCCGCTTCTCTGGTCAATTGAATCCGAACCCGTGCTTGCCGGAACAAAGATCATTGCTGAAGCATGGGACGCAATTGGATTGTACCAGCTTGGCAAATTCATAGGCAGCAGGTTCGCAGAGTGGAACGGCCAGTTCAGGGATGATGTCAGGAGATTTGTCAAGGGTGATGAGGGAACCGTCCAGAAATTATCTTCACGCATCATAGCAAGCCCGGACATATACACAAGGCCAGACAGAGAGCCTTACAGAAGCATCAATCTCATCACCTGCCATGACGGATTTACCATGAACGACCTCGTATCGTTCAATGAAAAGCATAATGAAGCCAATCTGCAGGGCAACAGCGACGGCATGACGGACAACTTCAGCTGGAATTGCGGCGCTGAAGGCAGCACAGACGATCCCGATATCGAAAGGTTGAGATTGAGGCAGATAAAAAACTTCTTTACCATACTCAGCACTTCCCAGGGCACTCCGATGATTCTTATGGGAGACGAAGTAAGACGTACGCAGAGAGGCAACAATAATACATACTGTCAGGACAATGAGATGACATGGTTCGACTGGGATATGGTAAAGTCGAACGCCGGGTTGCTAAGGTTTGTCACCATGCTGAACAAAATCATAAGACCATGCCGCATATTTCAGGATGAGCATATACTCTCGAGCACATACAGCAGTACAAAGGCATACATAAACTGGCACGGTATAAAAATCGGCAAACCCGATTTCAGTTACAATTCGCACTCTCTTGCATTCACACTGACCCATCCCCTGTTCGGAGAGAAGCTGCATGTCATCCTCAATTCATACTGGGAGGCACTTGATTTCGAACTTCCAAGGCTAAAGACCCCGATGCTCTGGCACAGAATCGTCGACACCTTCCTTGAATCTCCGGATGACTTTCTCGAACCGGATAACGCCCCTGCCGAACACGGCAGATTTTACAAAGTGCAGCCAAGATCCAGCATTATCCTGATGGCGAAAATGGGATAG
- a CDS encoding DUF2889 domain-containing protein: MENLKSLIKDPIHSRSITIKTYRIDDDAIVVEGRLRDDRLTETFSMTKGQTMPVGVIHDMTIRFLVRDNHGMNIENVEVELAHVPRNECMQVHDSLDGIKGLKIAPGFTGMVRKRFGGPNGCAHLNSLLLSMASAAVQGWWTNKAGSPDALKKASVNMDRRFLIDTCIIWKKDGDLAKAAIKALEADNEAGG, from the coding sequence ATGGAAAACCTCAAATCATTGATAAAAGACCCGATTCATTCACGCTCGATTACGATAAAAACCTACCGCATCGATGATGATGCAATTGTTGTTGAAGGAAGGCTGAGAGACGACAGGCTTACAGAAACCTTTTCGATGACAAAGGGCCAGACCATGCCAGTCGGTGTGATACATGACATGACAATAAGATTCCTCGTCAGGGATAATCACGGTATGAACATTGAAAATGTCGAAGTCGAGCTGGCTCACGTACCCAGAAATGAATGCATGCAGGTTCATGACTCCCTTGACGGAATCAAGGGCCTCAAAATAGCTCCTGGGTTTACCGGTATGGTAAGGAAAAGGTTCGGCGGCCCCAACGGGTGCGCCCATCTCAATTCTCTTCTGCTCTCAATGGCCTCTGCGGCAGTCCAGGGCTGGTGGACAAACAAGGCAGGAAGTCCTGATGCCCTGAAAAAGGCCAGCGTCAACATGGACAGAAGATTTTTAATCGACACATGCATTATATGGAAAAAAGACGGTGATCTCGCAAAGGCGGCAATCAAAGCACTTGAAGCCGACAACGAGGCAGGCGGTTGA
- a CDS encoding NrpR regulatory domain-containing protein, which yields MEERKTRKKMLILNVLRDAGKPLGSAHIMDELRYAGQSMSERAIRMYLKDLDDEGLTSKIGRKGRIITETGLREIESSRIIERVGFLSAKIDQITYKMSFDLKEQSGTVIVNISIVKPGQVKDNIESIYQVYENGFAMGEMITLFGPGENIGSTTVPDGMVGIGTVCSITLNGVLLKAGIPMISKFGGLLEIRDFKPSRFTEIIMYDGTSLDPLEIFIKSGMTDNSGAISTGKGRIGAGFREFPSDCLEKVYDVDSKLKKTGLGGFTLIGRPSQPLLDIPVSGGRIGSVVTGGLNPIAVLEEKGIRIHSRALAGIIDYDRLFHYTALGTFLKPYL from the coding sequence ATGGAAGAAAGAAAAACCAGAAAGAAAATGCTCATCCTTAATGTCCTCAGGGATGCAGGGAAACCTCTGGGAAGCGCTCATATTATGGATGAACTCAGGTATGCCGGCCAGTCAATGAGCGAACGGGCAATCAGGATGTACCTGAAGGATCTCGATGATGAAGGATTGACATCAAAAATAGGGAGAAAGGGTCGAATCATCACCGAAACAGGCCTGAGGGAAATTGAATCTTCCAGGATCATTGAAAGAGTGGGATTTCTCTCCGCAAAAATTGATCAGATCACATACAAAATGAGCTTTGACCTCAAGGAACAATCCGGAACCGTCATAGTAAATATATCAATCGTCAAACCGGGACAGGTGAAAGATAATATCGAATCAATCTATCAGGTATACGAGAACGGCTTCGCCATGGGTGAAATGATAACCCTTTTCGGGCCCGGGGAAAACATCGGATCGACTACGGTTCCAGATGGTATGGTCGGCATAGGCACTGTTTGTTCTATAACCTTGAACGGAGTGTTGCTGAAGGCTGGGATTCCCATGATATCAAAGTTTGGCGGTCTGCTCGAGATAAGGGATTTCAAACCATCGAGATTTACTGAAATCATAATGTATGACGGCACGAGTCTTGATCCCTTGGAGATATTCATCAAGAGTGGAATGACTGACAACTCCGGTGCTATATCAACCGGAAAAGGCCGGATTGGCGCAGGATTCAGAGAGTTCCCTTCGGACTGTCTTGAAAAGGTTTATGATGTTGACAGCAAACTCAAGAAAACCGGGCTCGGCGGGTTTACACTGATTGGCAGGCCCAGCCAGCCGCTGCTTGATATTCCTGTCAGTGGCGGCCGCATAGGTTCAGTAGTAACAGGCGGACTCAATCCCATTGCAGTTCTTGAAGAAAAAGGCATTCGCATCCATTCAAGGGCGCTGGCGGGAATCATCGATTATGACAGGCTGTTTCACTATACTGCACTCGGAACTTTTTTGAAGCCATATCTATAA
- the gdhA gene encoding NADP-specific glutamate dehydrogenase, with protein sequence MIKELFEKVKAKNPGELEFHQAVWEVFESLEKFIDKNPRYRKAKVLERIVEPERVIMFRVPWVDDKGEIQVNRGFRIQMNSAIGPYKGGLRFHPSVNLGILKFLAFEQVFKNSLTTLPMGGGKGGSDFDPKGKSDAEVMRFCQSFMSELFRHIGQFTDVPAGDIGVGGREIGFLYGQYKRLANEVTGVLTGKGLTWGGSLIRPEATGYGATYFAQEMLATRKEKIDGKIVAVSGSGNVAQYTVEKCNQLGAKVVTLSDSDGTIVDEAGIDAEKLAYVMELKNITRGRIKEYVKKYPKAKYYEGKRPWFVKCDVAFPSATQNEISRKDAETLVKNGCICVSEGANMPTEPGGIEIFIKAKILYGPGKAANAGGVATSGLEMSQNSMRLSWSRDEVDANLKKIMESIHETCVKYGKDGKYINYVNGANIGGFVKVADAMIDQGV encoded by the coding sequence ATGATTAAAGAGTTGTTTGAAAAGGTAAAAGCCAAGAATCCGGGAGAATTGGAGTTTCATCAGGCGGTATGGGAAGTTTTCGAATCACTGGAAAAATTCATCGACAAAAATCCCAGATACAGAAAGGCCAAGGTTCTGGAAAGAATTGTTGAACCTGAGCGGGTAATAATGTTCCGTGTGCCATGGGTGGATGACAAAGGTGAGATTCAGGTAAATCGTGGTTTCCGTATACAGATGAACAGCGCAATCGGTCCATATAAGGGCGGTCTTCGATTTCATCCAAGCGTAAATCTGGGCATACTTAAATTTCTTGCATTTGAGCAGGTTTTCAAAAACTCCCTTACGACTCTTCCAATGGGAGGAGGAAAAGGCGGTTCGGATTTCGATCCCAAAGGCAAGAGTGATGCTGAAGTGATGCGTTTCTGCCAGAGCTTTATGTCCGAACTGTTCCGCCACATCGGGCAATTTACAGATGTTCCGGCCGGTGACATCGGTGTCGGCGGCAGAGAGATCGGTTTCCTGTATGGTCAGTATAAAAGATTGGCAAATGAAGTGACAGGGGTGCTTACCGGCAAAGGTCTTACCTGGGGTGGAAGCCTTATAAGGCCTGAGGCCACAGGTTATGGCGCCACATATTTTGCTCAGGAAATGCTAGCAACAAGAAAGGAAAAAATTGACGGCAAAATAGTTGCGGTATCGGGTTCGGGCAATGTTGCACAGTATACTGTAGAAAAGTGCAATCAACTTGGAGCAAAGGTCGTTACGCTATCCGATTCCGATGGCACGATCGTTGACGAAGCCGGTATTGATGCCGAAAAGCTTGCATATGTAATGGAACTAAAAAACATTACACGTGGCCGGATAAAAGAATATGTGAAGAAGTATCCGAAAGCAAAATATTATGAAGGAAAACGACCGTGGTTTGTGAAATGTGATGTGGCATTTCCTTCTGCAACGCAGAATGAAATCAGCAGAAAGGATGCCGAAACTCTGGTTAAGAACGGCTGCATATGTGTGTCTGAGGGTGCAAATATGCCGACCGAACCCGGTGGAATAGAAATCTTCATCAAGGCAAAGATTCTGTATGGCCCGGGAAAGGCGGCCAACGCTGGAGGGGTCGCAACTTCCGGCCTTGAAATGAGCCAGAACAGCATGAGGCTTTCATGGTCAAGAGACGAGGTGGATGCAAACCTGAAGAAGATCATGGAGAGCATTCATGAAACCTGTGTAAAATATGGCAAGGATGGAAAATACATTAACTATGTGAACGGTGCCAATATAGGCGGGTTTGTAAAAGTAGCAGATGCAATGATTGATCAGGGCGTATAA
- a CDS encoding aminoglycoside phosphotransferase family protein, with protein MDILQEYIKSNIVQSFCITGRPLDPLRIGNGHINDTFLIKVCEGSGHDYVLQRVNGKVFRNIPGLMENIKRVTSHIRSRIEKMPGSQPDRECLTLIPAIDGKSYFLDEKGDYWRMYIFIKDSHSCDIVRTAEQAFEGGKAFGCFLAGLADLPGGPLNETIPDFHNIEKRLNDFFSITMNDPLNRAALAKHEIAFVEKRACQMMKIPDLIRTGKIPLRVTHNDTKFNNVLLDEKDRALCIIDLDTVMNGCVHYDFGDSIRTVTNTGAEDENDLDRVSMDIGLFEAYAKGFLSEMAGHLNGDEIDNLALSSGLMTFIIGLRFLTDYINGDKYFRIHYPEQNMARTRAQFKLIESMEQQYEQMQGKIDDIIRECR; from the coding sequence ATGGATATACTTCAGGAATACATTAAAAGTAATATTGTGCAATCATTTTGCATAACCGGCAGGCCTCTTGATCCTCTGCGCATAGGAAACGGCCACATAAACGATACATTCCTGATCAAGGTTTGTGAGGGATCGGGTCATGATTATGTGCTTCAGAGAGTAAACGGAAAAGTCTTCAGGAATATCCCGGGGCTGATGGAAAATATCAAAAGGGTTACATCACACATTAGAAGCAGGATTGAAAAAATGCCAGGCTCGCAACCCGACAGAGAATGTCTAACGCTGATACCGGCAATCGACGGGAAATCATATTTTCTGGATGAAAAAGGCGATTACTGGAGGATGTATATATTTATAAAAGACAGCCACAGCTGTGATATTGTAAGAACTGCTGAACAGGCCTTTGAAGGCGGAAAGGCTTTCGGGTGTTTCCTGGCAGGCCTTGCCGATCTGCCGGGCGGGCCTCTTAATGAAACAATACCTGATTTCCATAATATAGAAAAAAGACTCAATGACTTTTTCAGCATTACCATGAATGATCCCCTTAACAGGGCAGCATTGGCAAAGCATGAGATTGCCTTTGTCGAGAAGAGGGCCTGCCAGATGATGAAGATTCCTGATCTGATAAGAACAGGAAAAATCCCTCTGCGCGTCACACATAACGATACCAAGTTCAACAATGTGCTTCTCGATGAGAAAGACAGGGCGCTTTGCATCATAGACCTGGATACCGTAATGAACGGGTGCGTGCATTATGACTTCGGCGATTCTATAAGAACGGTCACTAACACTGGAGCCGAGGATGAAAACGATCTTGACAGGGTGTCGATGGATATCGGGCTTTTCGAGGCTTATGCAAAGGGATTCCTTTCCGAGATGGCAGGGCACCTGAACGGTGATGAGATCGATAACCTTGCATTATCATCCGGTCTTATGACCTTTATTATCGGGCTCAGATTTTTAACCGATTATATCAATGGCGACAAATATTTCAGGATTCATTATCCCGAGCAGAATATGGCTCGTACAAGGGCACAGTTCAAGCTGATAGAGAGCATGGAGCAACAGTATGAACAGATGCAGGGGAAAATAGACGATATCATCAGGGAGTGCAGATAA